The following is a genomic window from Colletotrichum lupini chromosome 5, complete sequence.
ACACAGGTCTCAGGACCAGGCCATACTGTATTGACGGGGCCGTTCCCAGCGGCCACTGGCAGGCTCATGCAGCAATTAGCTATCGGGCTCGCATATTGCACTCTGCTCAGCGATCGAGTCCTGGAATGAAATCAAGTTCGCATTCAAAGTGCTGGATTGTGGCGGAATACCTATGCACGAAGCGGCACTAGAAAACGTAGGGCTGACGGTTGGCGCGGAGAAGCCGATTCATGCAAGGTGAGAGGCGCGCCACGAACCGTAGAGGTCCTCCGTTGTATGTGTTCTCGTACTGCAAAACAAGTTGCCAATTCGAATTCGAATTCAAAAAGAGGTTCAAAAACCGCCTGACTAGTTCAGTTGTCTGCCGTTGAAGGATTTGTCAAAGATGAGGGAGGTGCGTCGTTGAATAGATCAGCGTCTTTCCTACCACATCTGGGGGCCTTGGCACTGAGATACAGGCAAGACCATGCTTACTACAAGCAAGCTTATTTCACCCCTGCGGCGTTGCCTGCAGGAACAGAGTTGAACGGTGGTTGCCCCGAGCTTTTTGTGGCAGGCACGTGGTTGAAGGCGCCTTGCGACTGATGACAGCAGTGCCTCAATCATTCGATATAATGCCAGGGATTGATCCCTTACTCCTTCTTGATCAAGATCCctctgctgctgcttctgCTGTCGTTGGGCCATGAATGTTGGTCATGGAACAGGTCAAAGTGCCACTTTCCTTTGAGGCCAACTTGCCATGTCATTTGCGACGGGAGGAACTGGACCGAATAATAGTAGATCAAGTCGTCTAGTCAATTCCGGCCTACCTAGTTGTGGAGGTAGCAATTACCTTAGGTATGATCAGGTACCTATGTCACGAGTGACTCGACAACAAGAAGGGCAGGAAGGTCCCTAGACTGGCCAGTGGCAGGAACTCATCCAAAGCATTGAGGTAGTACCTCGCATGGTGGTTCCTAAGCACTTACTACAAGAGTCCCCGCAAAAGAAAGGACGGGAAGGTGAAGGTCCAACACCAAAGTACGGATACGGATACCTTGTACCTTGCAATGGACCTACCTAGTCAACGATGATTATGGATGCTGCTTCGCTTGGCAATAAGGTCCATGTTGATGAGGAGCACCCCAGGCGCCCTCGATAAGGTGTTGCTCCCCTGCCAAAAGGACAGCTTCTGACTCCACACTTACGCCCGAGCTTTCCCATCAGTTAAAGGTGTGGACAGTGCCATCCTTGCTTCACTAGGCCAATTTCGGCCAGCTGCTCGAGTTGGTCCAACTCGGCGCGAAATCTTCCTCGACCGTGACTGGACAATTTGCAacatgtgtgtgtgtgtgtacaAGAGCGAACGAGGTGTTTAGCTGTGCCGCAATATCCAATTTCCGCCGGCGTGAGAAACCGTCTGTTCTGGCAACATTCCCCTCCGGCAGACCTTGCCGTTAATGGCGCGTTAGTTGCGGTAATGATGGCAAAACGTCAATCTGCATGCCCCAAGGAATACAAGGAATACAGAAAGGGTAAGGTCAAACACCAAAGATCCAAACTTTGTATATCCTGTCCATGATACCCTCCCCGTTTGCCCCGGTTCGACACATGCGCTCTCACGCCTGTTCCTCCCCCCTTGGTGCTTAGGTAGTGTAGCCAAGGTCAGGAACAAATATCCGGTTTGGTAAATGTGGTAGTCACCGCAAGAGGGCACTTGCCGTTGGTTGTGACACAGGCAGCAGCCTACTCATTGGACAATGCCTTTGTGTTCTTCTTCCTTTTCTTCTTAATCCCCTTCTCTCAATTCTCTCCCCGATCCATCTCTTCTTCTCACATCCAACTACAGTGTACACATCATCAAAGCCTTCCATAACTGCCTCCACCACTTACACCAATACACCAGCCTCTTTTGTTTGCAATTACCACATCCATTGCCGTTACATCTATCCTCTTGAAGAATTCCTTCATCATCCAACTCCTTACTACCACGCCAACTTTGACCGGCTTGTCAAAACACACAAACTACACCAAAATGAGACAGACAACCATCGTCGCTGGCCTCGCAGCCATGCTTCCCTCTACCGCCCAAGCTTGGTCTATCCCGGCCCTTCTCGACATCCGCCAGACCACCCGTCCCTACCAAGACGTTGTCTGCAAGCCTCAGACAGGTTCTGGTGCCCAGCTTCCCCCTTGCGTCCAGATTGAGAACATTGAGCTCGCCTGTCAACCCAATGGCACCAACCCTATCGACTACGAGGCACACGCTCAATGCATCTGCGGGGGTAGCTTCTTCGCCGAGAAGTTGGCTTGCGAGCGATGCCTCACCATTCACGGTCTTCGCAGCGAGCGAAACCTGGCTTTCTACAGTGGCGTCCTCTCATCTGCCTCCAATGCTCTCTGCACAGGTACTCCCACTGCTGTTTTCGCCAGCATCTACTCCGGCATAGAGGCTGCTGCTACTCCCGTGACTACTGGAGCCACTGCCACAAGCGATCAAGCTCCCAGCAACACGGCCATTTCTCTCTACTATACGGCTAGCGGCCCCCAGGGACCTGGCACCATCACTGGTGCAGCCGCGAGTGCCACTGCTGCTGTAAACCGCACGACGACGAGCCCTTCTACTGCTGCGACTGGCTCCGCTTCGGGAGCAACTGGTACTTCATCTACCCGTGCTTCAACTGCCACCACCGGTACAGCTTCGGGTGCCGCGGCCACAAGCACAACCGCTGGTAGTGGTGCGATGCCAACTTACGCTGCAGGTGGCCTCTTGATGGGTGCTGCTGGTATCGCAGTTCTCGCAGGACTGTAAGAGATTCTTGGAGACGCAGTTTGGCCGTCGTCGCGTGAGAGAAAGCCGGGGTTGAAGAGATGTCTGGTGGTGGAAGTAATGATAACGTCGGGCACTGTTCACGATTCAAGTATTAATGAGCATTGAATGGATGCATTTTTCCCTTTCTCTTTGGCTGAGCCGTGACTGTGATAAGTGACATAATGCAAGACTTTTATCAGAGTTTATCAAATGCAGCTGGCTTCTGACCCTTGACAATGGGGTTGTGACAGTGATGACGCCTTGGACGAGGATGTCACCTGGACGGCGAGGCACGATCGATTGTGTCTTTTAGAGCAATTGCCTTGCATTCAATTTCTAATGAATCCTTCCAAAATCTTTCGTCCGAGCTAACCTAGTAGCTGCGTATACTTGGTTAACGACGGACGTGGGTCAAAAAGAGGTCGAGTCGAGCCCGATGCCATCATAACCCTCCAGGTTCTCACGCCAACCCACCACACCCACAAACTCCCCACATCCCACTCGTCCATGCTAGTCTTGTTCCCTCCACCGCGCAGCATATAAGTTGGGTCCCAGACCCTTCATCCAAAGACCTAGGGGTATATCCCATCTTACATACATCTCAACTCTGTTCGATACACCGTACGTCCGAATTTACTCGGGCATGTGCTTGAAGGGCTTTGCCAAGTTCTCCTGGCAGAAGGGCAGCTTGCCGACAGTCCAAATCTCGGTGTCCTAGAGATAACGCATTAGTCGCGACATTCGCCTATGCCATCATCACGATTCAAAGCCACAGCAATGGAGAAAATGTCTTCGATCGGTGTTGCGTTCATGGCTCGACTTACCGGCTTCAGGTTCTTCTTGATCTCGGTATCGAGGGTACCAGCCTTGAGAGCGATGATCTCTGGGGCCGCATCGGGGTCGTGAGCAATTGGCGAGCCACACTCGGAGCAGAAGATGCGGTGAACATCCTTGCCTGATGAGCCCTTGCCCGCCCAGCTCTTTGTAGGGCCGTTGATGGTAAGCTTATCCTTGGGAACAACAGCGACAAGGGCTAATCCAGGGTCAGCAACCAAGACACGCCCAGGTCACAAGTCGAAAGATCGAGCAATCCGATTCTATGCTACGGCAAATCTATGTGGGAAAGCAGCAGAAAACACGTACAGTATGTCGAGCCACTCTGGCGCTGGCAATCGTCGCAGTGATCGTAGCCGGTAATGAGAGGGGCGTCGACGTCCACCTTGTAGGTGACGGCCTTGCAGAGGCAGTGTCCGGTAA
Proteins encoded in this region:
- a CDS encoding glutathione-dependent formaldehyde-activating enzyme, whose product is MPLTGHCLCKAVTYKVDVDAPLITGYDHCDDCQRQSGSTYSLVAVVPKDKLTINGPTKSWAGKGSSGKDVHRIFCSECGSPIAHDPDAAPEIIALKAGTLDTEIKKNLKPDTEIWTVGKLPFCQENLAKPFKHMPE